A section of the Pedobacter sp. HDW13 genome encodes:
- the tgt gene encoding tRNA guanosine(34) transglycosylase Tgt — MKFSLQANDPLSKARAGTVTTAHGEIQTPIFMPVGTAGTVKAVHQRELKDDIDAKIILGNTYHLYLRPGLDILEKAGGLHKFIGWDRPILTDSGGYQVYSLSKVRKIKEEGVTFHSHIDGSKHLFTPEYAMDIQRTIGADIIMAFDECTPYPCDYTYAANSIKMTHRWLERCCTHFDNTQPKYGFDQTLFPIVQGSVYKDLRIKSAEFIASMNREGNAIGGLSVGEPAEEMYAMTEVVCNILPAEKPRYLMGVGTPINILENIALGIDMFDCVMPTRNARNGMLFTRNGIINIRNKKWENDFSPLDAESDLHADQVTTKAYLRHLVHSNEMLGAQIATLHNLHFYLWLVKQAREKIIAGEFYEWKNKMVKILGNKL, encoded by the coding sequence ATGAAATTTAGTTTACAGGCTAACGATCCACTATCCAAAGCCAGGGCCGGAACAGTAACAACTGCCCATGGCGAAATACAAACCCCTATTTTTATGCCTGTGGGCACCGCCGGAACGGTTAAAGCCGTACACCAGCGCGAACTTAAAGATGATATTGACGCAAAAATCATTCTTGGAAATACCTACCACCTATACTTAAGACCAGGACTTGATATTTTGGAAAAAGCAGGCGGTTTACATAAATTTATTGGCTGGGACCGTCCGATTTTAACCGATAGCGGTGGCTATCAGGTGTATTCTTTAAGTAAAGTACGTAAAATTAAAGAAGAAGGTGTTACTTTCCATTCGCATATTGATGGTTCGAAACACCTTTTTACGCCCGAGTATGCCATGGATATCCAGCGCACCATTGGTGCCGACATCATTATGGCCTTTGATGAGTGTACTCCATATCCATGCGATTACACTTACGCCGCAAACTCTATAAAAATGACGCACCGCTGGTTAGAGCGCTGCTGTACTCATTTTGATAATACCCAACCTAAATACGGCTTTGATCAAACACTTTTCCCTATTGTTCAGGGCTCGGTATATAAAGATTTAAGGATTAAATCGGCCGAATTTATTGCCAGTATGAACCGAGAGGGCAATGCCATAGGGGGGTTATCGGTAGGCGAGCCTGCAGAAGAAATGTACGCCATGACAGAAGTGGTTTGCAATATATTACCAGCCGAGAAACCACGTTATTTAATGGGCGTTGGCACTCCGATTAACATATTAGAGAACATTGCTCTGGGAATAGATATGTTTGATTGCGTAATGCCAACCAGAAATGCAAGAAATGGCATGCTTTTTACCAGAAATGGAATAATCAACATCAGGAACAAAAAATGGGAGAACGATTTTTCTCCTCTTGATGCGGAAAGCGATCTGCATGCCGATCAGGTAACTACCAAAGCTTATTTAAGGCACCTGGTACACAGTAATGAAATGTTGGGCGCACAGATTGCAACCTTACATAACCTGCATTTCTATCTTTGGTTGGTAAAACAGGCCAGAGAGAAGATTATTGCAGGCGAATTCTACGAGTGGAAAAACAAAATGGTTAAAATATTAGGCAATAAGCTATAA